The Anastrepha obliqua isolate idAnaObli1 chromosome 5, idAnaObli1_1.0, whole genome shotgun sequence DNA window TttctatgatattactttctatgtggatttaaaattttcgaaaatttttttaaaaataattttttcgaagcaaacaaagtaggaaaattcgatccaaaattcatttttttaattttttttttcatttttgtttaattcatatagaaattatgacattaaaaaacaaaaaaaatgttggttttttatattcaggtcactgacgccgatgctgcaATACCCGCCGATGGAGACGccgccccgctgcgaccttcattgtacatccgccattttaaatgatttaaacaaaaaaaaaattattttaatgtataaatatactGTATgccaattctcaaaaaaatatattgactttttcatttaaaataattttaatgaaaatcagaaaaaatatgACCGCTTACAggcatctgtccccttaatgtacatatatttaagaattctcacagaaaatttaatatcgttccggtgcatattttcgaagttacacgtaaatttaaaaaggcgtttcagaatgcttgaaagtgcttttcaaaatttaagggCATTactcgtttttctcaaaatggtggccaacattactcgaaaacggctcaACCGATTAGTCTctaattttaacacgagcttcttaaatatattttttttagtaattaatcgaagattttttttttcaccgataaatattttttttaacaatttaggGCCCAAATTTTggccaaaaatcgatttttttttttttgcttattcctgCGATTATCTACTAGATTTaatattactttaacgaaatctgtttggtttttttaatttcagaggatccagttgagcgatatagtggtcaccacaaaatgtttttttgagcGGAGCTCCCGGGGATCAGccgtagctcctttccaaataaatattttcactaacactaagtcttaaaatacagttataagataacataatatgtgtacaaatttttagatcaataaatttaaagttttctcaggaaaaaatctggaaaattcgcttttttcagtCTTCTAACTGTTTATAATTCCTTAATATATTTCGATCTACAGCTTTTCTGCTTAGGCAACTTCTGATTACTTTAGGCTACCAATATTTACCGTTTACCTATTACTAAAAACTAGTCAAAACTAGTCTCAGGGCGCACTGTTTTACTCTACAAatcttgaataaattatttataattatatagtTAATAAAATATGGTTTTAGGCTTAGAATTAtaaattcaagtaaaaaatataacgaTTAGTGAAACAAAGACTTTTTACACGAAATACAGCTTCAGCATTTCAGCGATGGAAATTATTTCGGATATATAACCACTAAGGCATGTTGGTGTCTAAGGTCTAAACAGTTAATGGTTTGTTAATGGAgagcccacaaaaaatagtcaagaTTCGATAAATCACACGATCTTGTAGACAAGTGTGtaggtgtttttttattatttagaagtCAATTCGCTGAATGAATTCTTAATGCTCTGTGAACATATTTTGCTAAAACAGTTTTGGAAAGAGAAtctccatttgcaaaaattctgcTCGAAAGAGAAAGTacaatatttctttcaaaacacGAAGTTCAttcttaggttaggtttttcTCATAGCGCAAACCACTTGCTAGTTTTGGTATAGGTGTCTTATTTAATAACTTCGGGACAAAACTATTTATGTCAGAACGTATTTAGTGTCaaccaaattgtttaaattgTTCAAATGCTTACTATGTTTGAGCAAAAATtacctacaaaaaataaaagaccaCCCCAATAAACGAAATCTCGAAATCTACTTCTAAATGAAGGTCACAAGCGATTAAGAACAAAAGACATTTTCAGGTCTGCACAAACTTATTATCTTATCTCGCACGTAGGTCTGTCCACAAAGGCAACGGAATCTCGGCCATTCCGACTTTCAGTACCGCCTCATCGTCATGAGAGATAAAGGCAGTATCAAAGGAAACTGGATGCCAGCCCTTGCACGCTGCCTCCATCCAATTCCACCacataataaaatatagcttaaaaaaactaaaaaacacgcttttattgctaatcgaactaaaaagtagaaaataaattttaatgacaaagggacctataatgaagtaatagcaaatcgaacgatcagtcatagtcaactacctcagaacagaattataacaaaaattaagatacaataaaaataaaataattcaaattagagttaaaggcgtgggatgcttgatatagtaaatattacgatcattctattggcaactacctatgtacagagggttatgaaagtgaagcaaaatgactgatcgttcgatttgctattacttcattataggtccctttgtcattaaaatttattttctactttttagttcgattagcaataaaagcgtgttttttagtttttttttaactattttttatttttagtatatgtaggtgtttacgagtaatatactattacacaaccgcacactaaatacttacctcaatggtggtgtggaaactaaaaattcccaatttttgtttaaaaaaatacccaattcatgtttctaccggtatggcaatattggcaaatgttataaaaaatgcacatttttcagcgctctcatgagaaaaagagtttcccatctagtcatctatgttgtgtgttccgagtcgatcagatttttagaagccagtgaaatttaagctcaaagattccgttacagtcattcatacatacaacccgagctaataaaagtgtgttaaaaaaataaaatattaatcctggcaatcctaataaggataatggaaaatttatctcacacgtctcacactgcactcgttcttcgtgactatttcgccaaaaattccacgcatatcgttccgcaaccaccgtattcgcctggtttggctccgtgtgacttctggctattcccaaaactcaagagaccactaccggaaatggactatttggcatgtttcggggattggaaaactcgttggcataagtgtatttcatcgagagggcattattttgaaggggatgaaattgatttacaagaataaatgacgatttttcattttacaaccaaattcaccttactttttgcccgcaggtagaaaaagaaaatattaatcctggcaatcccaataaggataatggaaaatttttatcaaattattgcattgtcatcggtccttgataggtgtgcaaaatttcaagtcgatcagatgtttagaagccagtgaaaattaagctcaaagattccggtacatacatacatacatacataattacatacatgcatacatacatacatacatacatacatacatacatacatgcatacatacatacatacaacccgtcctaataaaagtgtgttaaaaataagaacaaagaaaaacatACGCACACATCGTCGTGAGAGACAACGAAAACTTTAAGGGAGACTGGGAACTCGGCCTTTCTTGCTCCATTCACATCTATCAcacccgaaaaaaaaaatcttgcatAAACAATATGAGGAtaaccaaataaaaagaaaaaaaacaaaatcgcacaCAATCGTCGTGAGGGACAACAGAAGCCTTAGCGACGCTAGAAACTAAGCCTTTCCGGTCCCCAGCTATGAAGAAACGTAGATTGGAAACTCATCCTTTTCAGCTCCTTCCATTCACATCTATCACTcccgaaaaaaaaatctgaagttTTAATGGAAACTGGAAACTACGCCTTTCCAGCTCCTAGCTACGATAAGTCGAAGACCCGAAACTCGTCTTTTTCAGCTCCCTCATTCCACATCCATTagacctaaaaaaaatcttGCAAAATCGACATGACATCCCATTTcaccaagtaaaaaaaaagacaaaatcaCACACAATCGTCGTGAGCGACAACGGCAGCTTTAATCGATACTGGAAACTGGGCTTTGCCACCTCCCAGCTATGAAAAACCGTAAACTGCAAACTCGTCCTTTCTGGCTCCTTCCATACATGCACTTCCGTCACAATCACATCCGATTTaatcatatatttacataaatatttcagtTGAACAAATAATTAGGAAACATATTACTCCAGCATATAACTAACTTattcttataatacgttcacatactGGTTGATAATCTACTTTTTCGTACTTAACTTCTAatacgtaattaaaaagcgagatttcgcatacgaaatttctctcccaaaatgtgaaattataaaataatcctagataataaccatactttttgatatatatacaaccctgtgttttctgtgtaagagatcattatttttacgcgtgtaaagaaaaacgtcaaagtaaaactaaataaaatggatgccgggaaagaaaacaggtttgtggacataattctaataaaatgtttgttaggttatattaactatgcattcatttaatagaaaaaagcgtgtgtctaTAAACTTGTGTCgtcttattaattattataaaatgattttttgaaacctcagtaaacgtcgtttacagATTTCCTCcaaatgtttattattagcagccaattgcgcaattaaattagctattctttctccttgtcttttcttcatatcgttcgtaataattaaagaaaccaaaaacaccgaaatattccaccaaagcaatttctatgaagaaaaacctttcacaagAGTATTGACTGCTGATtgccaattttgcaggtaatctgccatatgtgaacgggtagattaaatTTCTGGATTTAAGGGTAATTagtgcatatgtgaacgtacttttagttttataaattttatatttttatttaaaaataataaaatttttaccaacACTGTATTTAGGGCCGACCTAATGTGTTGagtaaatatttgcttaaatgtcAAACTGGTGACGTTTGTCATTAACCTGACAGCTACACGTCTCTGCTGTTTTGAATCGAATGACGAAAATTACTTTGCagtgtttttcaattttcagcGGTCAACAATTAATTGAAAACTTCAAAAGTTAGCGCAGAATATTGAATCGAAATAATTATGTCTTAGTCAGCATAAGGCTTTGTTCACAAAACGACTGATGGAGGAGCGGCAGAAGTAATGAATTTGATTAGTAATAAGACACCCGAGAGTAGGCCATTTccgagaaaaaaactaaaaataaataaaaacttgtgCTCTATAATATCCAAACTGCAGTTTATAAATGATGTCCACAACAGAGAACACAGGCGCTGTCCGAAGGAACAGTGGGGACGATGTGGCTGCTATTACGAAAACGAAACAAATGTCAAGTGCATCGGCATTCATGAACTCTGCGTTGCATACGCGTTGTTGGGAGACATGCTACTACTGCCCCTGCGAATCTTTCAAAACTTCAACTGATTTTGTCAAGtgagtttaattaaatttccggAAAATACTTGCATGCTACTGACTAACTATCCGCCATTTCAGACACTTGCGAGAACGACATTGCACACGTGAAGGCGGCTCCTATGTTTGTCGATATGGCTTCAACGGTGTTTGTCCCTCACTGCCCTTGGATGGCGTATCGGATCGAGATTACGATGCGCACGTTGCCAAATATCACGTGAATCAATTGACGCGTGAGCTACCGCCAGAGTGGTCGGTCTTTTCGGCTGCACAAAACTTGCCGGCCGTACTCAATGATCCGTCACGTGGCAAGCAAAGTAATCTTTTCACAAAAAAGTGGGGTGACAGCTTCGTCGAGAAAGCGCACATACCATCTACGCCGCGTTTGCCTGAAATCACCTATACAGATTTTGACAAATACATAGCGAAAATCGGCAAACGTTATCGCCGCCATGAGCGCATGTGTGCACAGCAAACCCCGGCAGCAATGGCGGAGCACGAAGCTAACGCGCCAACATCACCAACTCACACTGTCAGCCTTAGCGCCATTCCAGATATATTTCTCAAAGAGCAATTAAATTTGAATCATCCAGCGACATTTGCGCTTGTATTTCCCAGTATTGGCGCTTCTAGCAGCGAGGAGAATAAGCAGTCGGGTCGCTTATTGCAAGAGCAATTGTCGCATTATTTAGATATCGTTGAGGTGAAAATAGCGCATCAGGTGTCGCAAAAATCAGCAGCGTTTTTCCATGCGATGACCTCACAAGACGCCATCATGGCAGAGATGCAGGAAGCTGCATGCAATGTGCGCGAGTTGCGTGCTTCATTGCGCACGCTGCATCAATCTGCTGTGGTCGACTCGTTTCGGGTGATGCGTTTCGCGCAAAGGAGGCAGAACTTCGAGGAGACACTGGACAAGCTCAGCCTGATGGCGACAGTTCATAAGACGCAACCAATGCTGCAACTTTTACTTGGCACGCAGGATTATGTTGCTGCGCTTGACTTGATAGGTGAGTTATCTACTGCTATATTAATCGTAGAAAACCAATTTACACGCCTTTAATTCCCAGGCACCACACAGGAAATATTAACGCAGGAGTTGATTGGTATACACTGCTTCAAACACCTGCCTATGCAGCTCACCGAAATGGAAAAGCTCATTGATAAGATGCTCACAACCGAATTCGAGCGGTATGCCACCAGCGACCTCAACAGGCCGCTGAGTGATGTGCTCAATGAAACCGAAAGTGTGTGCGCGGAAGAAGACAAATTGGTGTGCATCGTAATGGGACTTTTGCGCAAAAAGAATTTTTCCTTCGTAACCGTCTACAAAGAAGAGGCAATAGTGACCATACGCGCCATCATCAAACAACTTGTCATCGAAGTGATAGCCTCCAGCGATGCAGAGCTTTGCCTTACAGGTGCCGGCGAGGAGGCGCAAAGCCTCTCCATCAGCGAGTGGATAGCATTGCTGAAGAAAGCAACGGTGGCGCTGTCGACGGTTTTGCAACGCATACGCGCCGTAACAGGCATAATGCGGCAGACAGCTGACGCAGCTGCTGGGCGTTGTGGCAGCGCCGCCGGTGTAGCGCAAGAATCAGCAGTAAATCTTATAGACTCGGAAGCATTTCTAAACTCCGCTGATCATGCGCATGTAACGGAGCGACTAGAAGAACTGCTGGTAGCAGTGTGCAATTATTGTCATGAGCGCTGTGCAAATCTGGTGTCAACGCAGAGCTTGCAACGCTCAGTCGCCACAGCGAACGAGGTGGAGCAGCTGACGGCGATTGTGGATGAGTTTAGCGTAGGTTGTGAAGAAATATGTGGCACAGCCAGCGTGCCGCTGAAGGTGAGCGATAAGATTGTGCGCTATTATTTAAGTATTCTAAATATTCCATTTCACTTAATGCCTACAGGTGGCTGCCAAAGTGCAGGCTTCGCGCTTTGCCAATCATTTCCACACCGAACGTAAGCAAAAATTGGCTTTGCTACTCGACTCGGAGCGTTGGCGTCAAGTCGATATACCCAATGAATTTCAGAAAATTATCGACCGCATGGGCATGCAAGACTTCCAGCAACCGGCGAGCAAATCCTTCGCTGAAGGTTTAGGTGCCACACTAAATGGGCACAGCACAGCTAACAgcagcaccaccaccaccatcaaATTGCAGGCCAATCCAGTTTTGCTCATCGATGGCAAGCCATTCAGCCTGGTCAGCGCCGCACTGTTGCTGGTGCAAATGTTAAGCGACTACTGCCACTGTGCCACGCGCCTACCCATCTTGGCAGGCTATTTGTCGCGCAACGTTGTCGACCTGTTGCGCACTTTCAATTCACGCTCCTGCCAGCTGGTTATTGGCGCTGGCGCAATGCGCATAGCCGGCTTGAAAACCATCACCAGCACCAACTTGGCACTGGTTTCGCGCGCACTACAACTCGTGCTTTGGCTTTTACCCAAAATCAAGGCACATTTTGCGAGTTACGATGCGAATGCAGTGTCTGGTTTCGATTCGATCGAGAAGGATTTTCACAGTCACATAAAAGAGATCGAAAACAAAATCTACAGTATTGTAACAGAACGCGTATCGTTGCAGCTGGAGCAATGGGATGCCCGTCCTCCCATACCATCGCAATCATTTCGCAATATTTCACGACATTTGGTGAAGTTGCACGAAGCTATTGCGCCAATACTGCCCGAACAGCAAATCCATACCATCTATGGCATTGTGCATCGAAATTTCAAGGACAAGCTCAGAGAGCAGCTCTTAAAACTCAATATTAATAACAATGGCGGACCACAGCATGGCGTGGTGACGTCAGAGTTGACTTTTTATATGGAAACATTGCGTACGTTGAAAGCATTGCCGCCAACGGAATTGAGCGACGACATACTGGAGACTATATGGACATTTTAAATGCTGGCGCGTACGCTTCGACTGTGGTGCGATCGTTAATTGTATAACTGGCTGGCTCACCATAGTCGGCCATTAccgttttgttattttatgctTTAAGgcaattgttttattattaattttactgcTGTATTTGTTCACAAACAATACGAGCCCatgtctttgttttttttgtttttaatacctTCGCCAATTCCCCTATTTCCCCTAAGGGGTGCAGCAGCACAGCAACATATAAACATTTCAAGTTGTTTCAACCaaacataagtatgtacatatatatttttgtagcaAAACGTGCATGTGGCAGCGCAACTGCAAAGCATAGGCAGCTTTTAGTGGAGTTGCAggagggtaagactccgtcagaaaatatgagatttgcaagtggtctttcgatttctttgaaactttgggaaatattagttctaggtaagatacattcaagcctaaaaggattttgaaaaattttcaaaattgagtcatctacgccatgttgaatatcgggaccgtgttttttcaaaaatcaatatttcttgaaccggtggatggatttcaatgcaatttacagacaatatagaaacaaataagtagtttaaattagtattatgtaaaaaaaaaatttcgaaattttgaccaaaaaaaagtcaaaaaatttttttgaatcaatttttagttgatttggccacttttttagattttctgttatacacgtaacgattccttatgatttaacctttattttgaaaaaaaaaaattttatggtgtctgtaatagttctcgagatattgcgattttagtggaagcgcgcacgcactttcgcgtacgcacgcacggttcgcgctgcgttatgtgttcctgtatgaagtgactggagcagactgctgcaggtctgtgcgcgtttttctactcctgcgctgcgtaaccgcgaaattCACGGtgttcgcttccactaaaatcgcaatatctcgagaactattatagacaccataaaatttttttttttcaaaataaaggttaaatcataaggaatcgttacgtgtataacagaaaatctaaaaaagtggccaaatcaactaaaaattgattcaaaaaaattttttgacttttttttggtcaaaatttcgaaattttttttttacataatactaatttaaactacttatttgtttctatattgtctgtaaattgcattgaaatccatccaccggttcaagaaatattgatttttgaaaaaacacggtcccgatattcaacatggcgtagatgactcaattttgaaaatttttcaaaatccttttaggcttgaatgtatcttacctagaactaatatttcccaaagtttcaaagaaatcgaaagaccacttgcaaatctcatattttctgacggagtcttacccaggAGCAAAAACCACGCAAacgcaaacagaaaaaaattgaaaaacagaaACACTTATTTAAACTAAGATTCaatatgcaaacatacatacgcctGCGGTTAAgaacaataattaaaataataattaatgcaatagtAAAGACTTGCTTAAGTTCTCGTAGTTCTCTCTTTGTACTTAGGctccgaataaaaaaaaatatacaaaacccTCGAAAAGTAAACGAACGCAAGCGtattaataaatatgtttgaaatatgtatgtacgcagtTATTGATCTGTGCAATTCAATTTGTTaagataaaaaacataaattagtaTAATTCTGAATAACAAAAGTATCaatcatttatataaataaataaaattgaaaatggcaaaaaatggTGTAAAAATAGTGTAGATTGGACGGAAAAATGATTGGCAACTTTGACGACGAAGTTTAGAATTGAAGTAAACGATAAATTAAACTGGATTAGACTtgcatttgaaaagaaactcCAGGAATGTACGCTGCACTAGCGcgcagatggctcgaagacccCAGAAGGCATAGGCGCTGGAATCTACGGCGCCCGAACCAAGCGCTCT harbors:
- the LOC129248178 gene encoding vacuolar protein sorting-associated protein 54, producing MMSTTENTGAVRRNSGDDVAAITKTKQMSSASAFMNSALHTRCWETCYYCPCESFKTSTDFVKHLRERHCTREGGSYVCRYGFNGVCPSLPLDGVSDRDYDAHVAKYHVNQLTRELPPEWSVFSAAQNLPAVLNDPSRGKQSNLFTKKWGDSFVEKAHIPSTPRLPEITYTDFDKYIAKIGKRYRRHERMCAQQTPAAMAEHEANAPTSPTHTVSLSAIPDIFLKEQLNLNHPATFALVFPSIGASSSEENKQSGRLLQEQLSHYLDIVEVKIAHQVSQKSAAFFHAMTSQDAIMAEMQEAACNVRELRASLRTLHQSAVVDSFRVMRFAQRRQNFEETLDKLSLMATVHKTQPMLQLLLGTQDYVAALDLIGTTQEILTQELIGIHCFKHLPMQLTEMEKLIDKMLTTEFERYATSDLNRPLSDVLNETESVCAEEDKLVCIVMGLLRKKNFSFVTVYKEEAIVTIRAIIKQLVIEVIASSDAELCLTGAGEEAQSLSISEWIALLKKATVALSTVLQRIRAVTGIMRQTADAAAGRCGSAAGVAQESAVNLIDSEAFLNSADHAHVTERLEELLVAVCNYCHERCANLVSTQSLQRSVATANEVEQLTAIVDEFSVGCEEICGTASVPLKVAAKVQASRFANHFHTERKQKLALLLDSERWRQVDIPNEFQKIIDRMGMQDFQQPASKSFAEGLGATLNGHSTANSSTTTTIKLQANPVLLIDGKPFSLVSAALLLVQMLSDYCHCATRLPILAGYLSRNVVDLLRTFNSRSCQLVIGAGAMRIAGLKTITSTNLALVSRALQLVLWLLPKIKAHFASYDANAVSGFDSIEKDFHSHIKEIENKIYSIVTERVSLQLEQWDARPPIPSQSFRNISRHLVKLHEAIAPILPEQQIHTIYGIVHRNFKDKLREQLLKLNINNNGGPQHGVVTSELTFYMETLRTLKALPPTELSDDILETIWTF